The Flavobacterium sp. 123 genome contains a region encoding:
- a CDS encoding ACP phosphodiesterase produces the protein MNFLAHIYLSGDNDLIKIGNFMADGIRGKQYETFPLDIQKGIVLHRAIDTYTDAHPVFRQSTKRLHTNYHHYAGVIVDVFYDHFLAKNWNLYSNEKLEDFVARFYQSLDKNIAVLSDKTRNFMPYMIQHNWLVSYQTVEGITKILTQMDSRTNNQSKMRFANTELVKFYSEFENEFTLFFKDIQNISSEKLKQL, from the coding sequence ATGAATTTTCTAGCACATATCTATCTTTCTGGTGATAACGATTTGATTAAAATCGGCAATTTTATGGCTGATGGCATTCGTGGGAAACAATATGAAACCTTTCCATTGGATATCCAAAAAGGAATTGTTCTTCATCGTGCGATTGACACCTATACTGATGCACATCCTGTTTTTAGACAAAGTACGAAACGTTTACACACCAACTATCATCATTATGCTGGGGTCATTGTAGATGTCTTCTACGATCACTTTCTGGCGAAAAATTGGAACTTATATTCTAATGAAAAACTTGAAGATTTTGTAGCTCGTTTTTATCAATCATTAGACAAAAATATTGCTGTTCTAAGTGATAAAACAAGAAATTTTATGCCGTATATGATTCAACACAATTGGCTTGTAAGTTATCAAACCGTTGAGGGAATTACTAAAATACTCACGCAAATGGATTCTAGAACTAATAATCAATCAAAAATGCGGTTTGCAAATACGGAACTTGTAAAATTTTATTCTGAATTTGAGAATGAGTTCACATTATTTTTTAAAGACATTCAAAACATATCATCAGAAAAATTAAAACAATTATGA